A single Patescibacteria group bacterium DNA region contains:
- a CDS encoding cell wall hydrolase produces the protein MIVDLQQLEKIRYSFTDLGRTLKTLSTDNEDLLKDTLKSLKEGFAPLLEMMSNELLKSMSSVSQIQKSYDTQSQAAQLQTSFFLKSAAGLETAVKITMDIRDMDKFSEMMKKNPFGLNMSFKMEDGKVVGAGVSVKENKKKSWMQKDFASFMSKIKGGASLVHLPTPGNILATILGVMAFGYMTKDRISKEAGEVSNIMVEATDSGVKGMVAKGTAHISGLQEKFQKFFGIAKEETQGVASAFVSGGIGIKDMLTKVEMGIKGVKDNYFTFSFAVDKMFDMAGGTTANRMVSMMVDYGKTLDQARESTLKLMMAGKDSGIGTQQFAKNVEDAGATLQKYGFDIDSVIDLSVSLQEGFEKMGVPKQFAGRQAALGLQQIAGAITGMSDDMAAFLGEKMGYGEGLEARQKMMEAYSRVAKGDSSEELMGMIGKIASVALDQTGGDKTRAGFMLEKMMGVNITGAKTILMVKEAIDRGDFKQAKQITETNMKLFRGAFEEEGKKQSQFQKHLNKILQGVSDMGQGLLALVFDVAAYLILSFKFMAFEFKSLFTPNTPEKKAAEIQAVTALFGVIDKMKEHGKKMGAGFDKWADGMKSAGMDIVGDSLEGLKAAWNLNMSPNQSVVPTAFSETAQQPMVRTVPVIIQAGGGNEKDRKTYGLSSNKSDVLGAADTSSWVGGGLSLASTSVGQDGRISVTLKGNCPRCGLLFGEKGEYRDQTLISQGMDPQRHAQDEEALARMIETETGGKGITGGGAHELEAQAVAWTAMNRLQEKGSSYGKSLTDVITGGAGYGKQGEAGRAYGTARAPGAEAKKFAHEFLSGESRGKDPTQGATYFYHASPGAKFQGGSSYKPGFAESKANTLNIDVGNKKQARFYSAQPGATEAANEGEVDKYYEEKSGAKKAYSPSSPGDGF, from the coding sequence ATGATAGTTGATCTCCAACAACTTGAGAAGATTCGTTACAGTTTTACTGATTTGGGGAGAACCCTCAAAACTTTATCAACGGATAACGAGGATTTGCTGAAGGATACGTTGAAATCCTTGAAGGAGGGTTTTGCTCCGTTGTTGGAGATGATGTCAAACGAGTTGTTAAAGTCTATGTCCTCTGTTTCTCAGATTCAAAAAAGTTATGATACCCAGAGTCAGGCCGCGCAGTTGCAGACTTCTTTCTTTTTGAAATCTGCCGCTGGTCTGGAAACTGCCGTAAAAATTACAATGGATATTCGGGATATGGATAAGTTTTCTGAAATGATGAAGAAAAATCCATTTGGCCTGAATATGTCTTTTAAAATGGAGGACGGAAAAGTTGTTGGGGCAGGTGTGTCTGTGAAGGAAAATAAGAAGAAGTCTTGGATGCAAAAAGACTTTGCTTCATTTATGAGTAAAATTAAGGGTGGGGCGTCTTTGGTCCATCTTCCGACTCCTGGTAATATCTTAGCTACAATTCTAGGTGTTATGGCTTTTGGTTACATGACAAAGGACAGAATTTCAAAAGAAGCGGGTGAAGTTTCGAATATAATGGTTGAGGCTACAGATTCAGGTGTTAAGGGTATGGTAGCTAAGGGGACAGCACATATTTCTGGTCTTCAAGAAAAGTTTCAGAAGTTTTTTGGAATAGCAAAGGAAGAAACTCAGGGTGTTGCTTCTGCGTTTGTTAGTGGTGGTATTGGCATTAAGGATATGCTGACTAAAGTAGAAATGGGAATAAAGGGAGTTAAAGATAATTATTTTACTTTCTCGTTTGCCGTTGACAAAATGTTCGATATGGCGGGCGGGACTACAGCTAATCGTATGGTTAGTATGATGGTTGATTATGGAAAGACTTTAGATCAAGCCAGAGAATCAACGTTGAAATTGATGATGGCTGGTAAGGATAGTGGAATTGGCACACAGCAATTTGCCAAGAATGTTGAAGATGCTGGTGCAACGCTTCAGAAGTACGGATTCGATATAGATTCTGTTATTGACCTTTCTGTAAGTCTACAAGAGGGTTTTGAGAAAATGGGTGTTCCTAAGCAATTTGCTGGGAGACAGGCTGCTTTGGGTCTGCAACAAATCGCTGGGGCTATTACGGGAATGTCGGATGATATGGCGGCTTTTCTTGGGGAGAAAATGGGTTATGGAGAGGGGTTGGAAGCACGTCAAAAAATGATGGAAGCATATTCCCGTGTTGCTAAGGGTGATAGCTCCGAAGAGTTGATGGGTATGATTGGGAAGATTGCTAGTGTTGCCTTGGACCAGACCGGTGGGGATAAGACTCGCGCAGGGTTTATGCTGGAAAAAATGATGGGTGTTAATATAACGGGGGCGAAGACTATTCTTATGGTCAAAGAGGCAATTGATAGAGGAGATTTTAAACAAGCTAAACAAATTACAGAAACTAATATGAAATTATTTAGGGGCGCATTTGAAGAAGAAGGAAAGAAGCAATCACAGTTTCAAAAGCATTTGAATAAGATTTTGCAGGGTGTTTCAGATATGGGCCAAGGGTTGCTAGCTTTGGTTTTTGATGTTGCTGCTTATTTGATTCTTTCTTTCAAATTTATGGCTTTTGAGTTTAAGTCCCTTTTTACCCCAAATACGCCTGAGAAAAAGGCGGCAGAGATTCAAGCAGTGACTGCTCTTTTTGGTGTTATTGATAAGATGAAAGAGCATGGAAAGAAGATGGGGGCGGGGTTTGATAAGTGGGCAGACGGGATGAAGTCCGCTGGTATGGACATTGTTGGTGATTCTTTAGAGGGACTGAAGGCTGCTTGGAATTTAAACATGTCCCCAAATCAAAGTGTTGTTCCTACTGCTTTTAGTGAAACAGCGCAGCAGCCCATGGTTAGGACTGTTCCTGTTATAATTCAGGCTGGGGGAGGGAACGAGAAAGATAGAAAAACATATGGGTTGAGTTCAAATAAAAGTGACGTTTTAGGTGCGGCGGATACTTCTTCGTGGGTTGGTGGGGGGCTGTCCTTGGCAAGTACAAGTGTTGGGCAGGATGGAAGAATATCTGTTACATTAAAAGGTAATTGTCCTAGGTGTGGTTTGTTGTTTGGGGAAAAGGGTGAATATCGTGATCAAACGCTAATTTCTCAGGGAATGGACCCACAACGCCATGCACAGGACGAAGAAGCTCTTGCTCGTATGATTGAGACGGAGACAGGGGGTAAGGGCATAACTGGTGGTGGGGCGCATGAGCTAGAGGCACAGGCGGTTGCTTGGACTGCAATGAATAGGTTGCAGGAAAAAGGTTCCAGTTATGGGAAGAGTTTGACAGATGTGATTACAGGTGGGGCGGGTTATGGAAAACAAGGGGAAGCGGGGCGTGCCTATGGGACGGCAAGAGCCCCCGGAGCAGAAGCGAAGAAATTTGCACATGAGTTCTTGAGCGGGGAAAGTCGGGGTAAAGATCCAACCCAAGGTGCTACATATTTCTATCATGCAAGTCCTGGAGCAAAGTTCCAGGGCGGGTCTTCATATAAGCCGGGGTTTGCGGAGAGTAAGGCTAATACTTTGAATATTGATGTAGGGAATAAGAAACAGGCCAGATTCTATTCTGCACAGCCTGGGGCAACAGAAGCTGCAAATGAGGGTGAGGTTGATAAGTATTATGAGGAAAAATCAGGCGCAAAGAAGGCATATTCTCCTTCTTCTCCGGGTGATGGTTTCTAG